A window of Deltaproteobacteria bacterium contains these coding sequences:
- the dnaJ gene encoding molecular chaperone DnaJ, whose product MAKDFYEILGVDRGASDEEIKKAYRQLAHKYHPDKHSGNKANEEHFKEINAAYEVLKNPDKRAQYDRFGYAETGAGFGPGAGFGADFQDLFGDVFGDFFGAGRRRARGQRGADFRYDLEVTFEEAAFGAEKKIKIPKTAKCQKCNGSGAKHGTSPAQCPTCHGRGQVSYQQGFFSISRPCSHCRGEGTIIKDPCAECSGMGRVREIKSLNVKVPPGVETDTRLRFSAEGEGGIHGGPPGDLYIIINVKPHPIFQRQNDDIICEVPVSFPQTSLGCEIDVPTLEGSVKLKIPAGTQSGKVFRLKNKGIASLRTGQRGDQNVIIKVETPTRLTSRQKELMEEFARISGEETNPIKNNFLEKVRNLFE is encoded by the coding sequence TGATAAACATTCTGGCAATAAAGCTAATGAGGAGCATTTTAAGGAGATAAATGCCGCTTACGAGGTTTTGAAAAACCCTGATAAGAGGGCGCAGTATGACAGATTCGGATATGCGGAGACAGGGGCGGGCTTTGGACCAGGGGCCGGGTTTGGCGCTGATTTTCAGGATTTGTTCGGCGATGTGTTTGGAGATTTCTTTGGGGCAGGCAGAAGACGCGCAAGGGGGCAGCGCGGTGCGGATTTTAGATATGATCTGGAGGTTACCTTTGAAGAGGCAGCCTTTGGCGCAGAAAAAAAGATAAAGATTCCTAAGACAGCCAAATGCCAGAAATGCAATGGAAGCGGCGCAAAACATGGAACATCTCCCGCACAATGTCCAACCTGTCATGGAAGGGGGCAGGTCAGCTACCAGCAGGGCTTCTTCAGTATATCCCGCCCATGTTCCCACTGCAGGGGTGAAGGGACTATCATAAAAGATCCCTGCGCTGAATGCAGCGGCATGGGCAGGGTAAGGGAGATAAAAAGTCTCAACGTAAAGGTTCCACCCGGAGTTGAAACAGACACAAGGCTTAGGTTTTCTGCTGAGGGGGAGGGGGGTATCCACGGAGGGCCTCCTGGTGACCTCTATATAATCATAAACGTCAAACCTCATCCCATATTCCAGAGACAGAATGATGATATAATATGCGAGGTTCCGGTAAGTTTTCCTCAGACGTCGCTTGGTTGTGAGATAGATGTTCCAACACTTGAGGGAAGCGTCAAGCTCAAGATCCCTGCCGGAACCCAGTCAGGGAAGGTATTCAGGCTTAAAAACAAGGGCATAGCCTCGCTTCGGACAGGCCAAAGGGGAGACCAGAATGTAATTATAAAGGTAGAAACCCCGACAAGGCTTACATCCCGGCAAAAAGAACTTATGGAAGAGTTTGCCAGAATAAGCGGAGAAGAGACAAATCCAATAAAAAATAATTTTTTGGAAAAGGTAAGAAACCTGTTTGAATGA